A stretch of the Filimonas lacunae genome encodes the following:
- a CDS encoding FecR family protein: protein MQQNHPDIDILVKYINGECSEQECLQVEQLLRENAALQQEWWKLNEAVKLVNTYKETGDINIEEEWKRARTAIYSSIQAGEAIEEPVTKPVSRVYTLLRRLAVAASVITVVAGAFYFVTQKVNKVEERVAIVPKQNAGTELITWRNVTGKTERKVLPDGSVVFLNNGSAITYPGVLAQHGMDVQLDGEARFEVVTNKLRPFTVSGEGLVTKVLGTIFEMSADKTRDYIVVRLFDGKVAVKPSVNSEEVQLNPGYQLVYNKRTFKASVSKMPGVKAKDSKGTGAVSEAVDQLNMPVAKSSWYMFNNQPLNKIFDQLSGMYKTKIHYNEADLKNLYFIGQFSKSDSIETILSQIVESQNLRYNKTEDGYEIRK, encoded by the coding sequence ATGCAGCAAAATCACCCTGATATTGACATCCTGGTAAAGTATATCAACGGCGAATGTTCCGAGCAGGAATGTTTGCAGGTGGAGCAGTTACTGCGTGAAAATGCGGCGTTGCAGCAGGAATGGTGGAAGCTGAATGAAGCTGTAAAGCTTGTAAATACGTATAAAGAGACAGGTGATATTAATATAGAGGAGGAATGGAAGCGTGCCAGAACGGCTATATATAGCAGTATTCAGGCGGGCGAAGCGATAGAAGAACCTGTGACGAAGCCTGTTTCGAGGGTATATACATTATTGAGAAGGTTAGCGGTGGCAGCGTCAGTAATTACAGTAGTGGCGGGAGCCTTTTATTTTGTTACTCAAAAGGTAAACAAGGTAGAGGAAAGGGTTGCCATTGTGCCGAAACAAAATGCAGGTACGGAATTGATTACCTGGCGTAATGTTACAGGAAAAACAGAGAGAAAGGTATTGCCGGATGGTTCGGTAGTGTTTTTAAACAATGGTAGTGCTATTACTTATCCTGGTGTGTTAGCACAACATGGTATGGATGTGCAATTGGATGGGGAAGCGCGGTTTGAAGTGGTGACGAATAAATTAAGGCCATTTACCGTGTCTGGTGAAGGATTGGTAACGAAAGTACTGGGTACCATTTTTGAAATGAGCGCTGATAAAACCCGGGATTATATAGTAGTGCGGTTGTTTGATGGAAAGGTGGCGGTAAAGCCATCGGTTAACAGCGAAGAAGTGCAGCTGAATCCGGGTTATCAGTTGGTATATAATAAGCGAACCTTCAAAGCCAGTGTTAGTAAAATGCCGGGTGTAAAAGCGAAGGATAGTAAAGGTACCGGTGCTGTTAGCGAAGCGGTTGATCAGTTGAACATGCCGGTGGCGAAAAGCTCGTGGTATATGTTCAATAACCAGCCACTCAACAAGATATTCGATCAGCTGTCAGGTATGTATAAAACCAAAATTCATTATAACGAAGCAGACCTTAAAAACCTGTATTTTATTGGTCAGTTTAGTAAATCCGATTCTATTGAAACGATTTTAAGCCAGATTGTTGAATCGCAGAATCTGCGGTATAACAAAACAGAAGATGGATACGAGATCCGCAAATAA
- a CDS encoding sigma-70 family RNA polymerase sigma factor produces MNSSKSLHSNADEFEVEVWNEASFERFFKEKFASLCASCQYKFDLGIDETKDIVHAAFIKLWQLRDEVEPCRATAFLVKVIGNSALDSIKHSQVRQKYARVVKGTAEEADDGQFDVIDAKVLSAKIQGALQELPGQMRVVFELSRLEGLTYAAIAAQLNISVKTVETQMSRALTKMRTKLSDYILLLMALVQLFTFF; encoded by the coding sequence ATGAATTCGAGCAAATCATTGCATTCTAACGCTGATGAGTTTGAGGTGGAGGTTTGGAATGAAGCCTCTTTCGAACGGTTTTTCAAAGAAAAATTTGCTTCCTTATGTGCATCCTGCCAGTATAAATTCGATCTGGGTATTGACGAAACCAAAGATATTGTTCACGCAGCCTTTATTAAATTATGGCAGCTTCGGGATGAGGTGGAGCCGTGCCGTGCTACCGCTTTTTTAGTGAAAGTAATAGGAAACAGTGCTTTAGATAGCATTAAACATAGTCAGGTAAGGCAAAAATATGCCCGGGTGGTAAAAGGTACTGCTGAGGAAGCGGACGATGGGCAGTTTGATGTAATTGATGCCAAAGTGCTTTCTGCCAAAATTCAAGGGGCTTTACAGGAGTTACCCGGCCAAATGCGGGTGGTGTTTGAGTTGAGCAGGCTGGAAGGACTTACCTATGCTGCCATTGCTGCCCAGCTGAATATTTCCGTTAAAACGGTGGAAACACAAATGAGCAGGGCGCTGACTAAAATGCGTACCAAATTGTCGGACTATATACTATTATTAATGGCCCTGGTGCAGCTTTTTACTTTTTTTTAA
- a CDS encoding DNA-3-methyladenine glycosylase family protein, translating into MKRKTLDTEEIPATFHSGNYQELCERLASEDNDLKRILDAHGYPPMWIRENTFETLVHIILEQQVSLASALAALNKLKEKIKEITPDTVLPLSDEEMKACYVSRQKMVYIRGLAQAIKDDVINLAQLAKMSDDEVRKLLISLKGIGNWTIDVYLMFALQRADIFPIGDLAAVNALKRLKQLPVSTTREEMLEISEHWKPFRSVASMMLWHYYLSNTRKKIAPVD; encoded by the coding sequence GTGAAAAGGAAAACGTTAGATACGGAAGAAATACCGGCAACTTTTCATTCCGGTAATTACCAGGAGTTATGTGAGCGATTGGCCAGTGAGGATAACGATTTGAAAAGAATTTTGGATGCGCATGGTTATCCCCCGATGTGGATACGGGAAAATACTTTTGAAACCCTTGTACATATTATCCTGGAACAACAGGTTTCGCTGGCATCTGCTTTGGCTGCGTTGAATAAGCTAAAAGAGAAAATAAAAGAGATTACTCCCGATACAGTACTGCCACTGAGTGATGAAGAGATGAAGGCGTGTTATGTGAGCCGGCAAAAAATGGTGTATATAAGAGGGCTTGCGCAGGCGATAAAAGACGATGTGATCAATTTGGCACAATTGGCAAAAATGTCTGATGATGAGGTGCGTAAACTGCTGATAAGTCTAAAAGGTATTGGTAACTGGACTATAGATGTTTACTTGATGTTTGCGCTGCAAAGAGCAGATATTTTTCCGATTGGCGATTTGGCTGCTGTAAATGCGTTAAAGCGTTTGAAACAACTGCCAGTTTCTACTACAAGAGAGGAAATGCTTGAAATCAGCGAACACTGGAAACCCTTTCGGTCGGTAGCCAGCATGATGCTTTGGCATTATTACCTCTCTAATACCCGGAAGAAAATAGCTCCGGTGGATTAG
- a CDS encoding methylated-DNA--[protein]-cysteine S-methyltransferase, translating into MSEHERLVYKDMLSPVGFIRLIATDTGLAAILWEGEDYTRTKLPAPERDDQAVILLQTEQQLKEYFDKKRRVFDIPLDFRGTAFQIRVWEALLNIPYGVTKTYGELARLLGDIKAVRAVGGALNKNPISIVVPCHRVVGAAGKLVGFAGGLDNKSILLDLENEYKAPTLF; encoded by the coding sequence ATGAGTGAGCATGAACGGTTGGTGTATAAGGATATGTTGTCGCCTGTAGGCTTTATCAGGCTTATTGCCACAGATACAGGGCTTGCGGCTATATTGTGGGAAGGGGAAGATTATACAAGAACAAAGTTGCCTGCTCCTGAAAGGGACGATCAGGCTGTAATATTGCTACAAACGGAGCAACAACTGAAAGAGTATTTTGATAAAAAAAGAAGAGTGTTTGACATACCACTTGATTTTAGAGGAACAGCGTTTCAAATAAGGGTTTGGGAAGCGCTTTTGAATATTCCATATGGGGTAACCAAAACCTATGGAGAGCTGGCGCGTTTATTAGGCGATATTAAAGCTGTTCGTGCAGTGGGTGGCGCTTTAAATAAGAATCCTATCTCCATTGTAGTGCCTTGTCATAGAGTGGTGGGGGCAGCCGGAAAATTGGTGGGTTTTGCAGGTGGGCTGGATAACAAATCAATCCTGCTTGACCTGGAGAATGAATACAAGGCACCTACACTTTTTTAA
- a CDS encoding type II toxin-antitoxin system HigB family toxin, translated as MKVHLIRRETIEYFATKNTQSRTSFREFLTKLKYADWENPLDILETFPSTDLLGNGSSRAVMDIGGNNYRMIIKYAFGDKQVHLFICWIGTHAEYSKLCADKEQFNISQY; from the coding sequence ATGAAAGTTCACCTGATAAGAAGGGAAACAATCGAATATTTTGCTACAAAAAACACCCAAAGCCGGACTAGCTTTAGAGAGTTCTTAACAAAGCTAAAATATGCTGACTGGGAAAATCCATTGGATATACTGGAAACTTTCCCCAGTACAGATTTATTAGGAAATGGCTCAAGCAGAGCAGTAATGGACATTGGCGGCAATAATTATAGGATGATTATAAAATATGCTTTTGGCGACAAGCAAGTACATTTATTTATTTGCTGGATTGGCACCCATGCAGAATATAGTAAACTCTGTGCAGATAAGGAACAGTTTAATATAAGTCAATATTAA
- a CDS encoding helix-turn-helix domain-containing protein produces the protein METLKYKVITSKNQYKEYCNALEKLLFLPSKDRNAKDEIALLTLLIEKWDSEHNTFEELDPIQLLHSFIKEHNLKAKDLVDILGVSKGYISDILNYKKGLSKEVIRNLSTYFKVKQEAFNRPYKLTVSENSHLRNASVMNTTKALYTS, from the coding sequence ATGGAAACGCTCAAATACAAAGTAATCACTAGCAAAAATCAGTATAAAGAATATTGTAACGCACTGGAAAAACTCCTGTTTCTGCCTTCAAAAGATAGAAATGCGAAAGATGAAATAGCGCTATTAACTTTACTTATTGAAAAATGGGATTCAGAGCACAATACGTTTGAAGAATTAGATCCCATTCAACTACTACACTCTTTTATCAAAGAACACAACCTAAAAGCAAAAGACCTTGTGGACATCCTTGGGGTAAGTAAAGGTTATATTTCAGATATCCTAAACTATAAAAAAGGGCTTTCTAAAGAAGTGATAAGAAACTTATCGACGTATTTCAAAGTTAAACAGGAAGCGTTTAATCGTCCTTATAAATTGACTGTTTCAGAAAACTCTCATTTAAGAAATGCAAGCGTCATGAATACCACTAAAGCACTCTACACTTCTTAA
- a CDS encoding VOC family protein: protein MKQDRRLILLLGGIVLVVSPGAAYEKAGVQKYVVAGIDHLPVVVRNLDSATAFYRKLGFALKPGRWHQNGIRNQHIKFKNGIELELITASQPIDTLTTEYCQSLQEGEGPVFFGLYTPDIAVVARRLDRRWKYERESGAITFPASDLLHPLFLGTRNSSPTDKPEHFSHLNTANSLIGLWLATDNTASYVHLFQHLGIVIRPGKVHTPFVNGTASIATLKEGEVVLLPASFQTVPHHIVIGATVRVSNMDSVKAVLCKGGLQVPALIKGEGGAVSLFLSPELTHGIWLEFRKDR, encoded by the coding sequence ATGAAGCAGGATAGGCGGTTGATCTTGTTACTGGGGGGTATTGTATTAGTAGTATCTCCGGGTGCAGCATACGAAAAGGCCGGAGTGCAGAAGTATGTGGTTGCAGGAATAGATCATCTTCCGGTGGTGGTTAGGAATTTAGACAGTGCAACAGCCTTCTACAGAAAACTGGGCTTTGCTTTAAAGCCTGGCAGATGGCATCAGAATGGCATCCGCAATCAGCACATTAAATTTAAGAACGGTATTGAGTTGGAGCTGATCACTGCATCGCAGCCTATAGATACTTTAACAACTGAATATTGTCAATCGCTTCAGGAAGGAGAAGGGCCAGTGTTTTTCGGACTTTATACTCCGGATATCGCTGTGGTAGCCAGGCGGCTTGATAGGCGTTGGAAGTATGAGCGTGAGAGTGGAGCTATTACATTCCCGGCATCAGACTTATTGCATCCGTTGTTTTTGGGAACAAGGAATTCGTCGCCAACGGATAAGCCTGAACATTTTTCGCATCTAAACACGGCTAACTCTCTCATAGGTTTGTGGTTGGCAACAGATAACACTGCTTCATATGTTCATTTGTTTCAACACCTGGGAATTGTAATCAGGCCAGGTAAGGTGCATACACCTTTTGTAAATGGTACAGCGTCAATTGCAACATTAAAAGAAGGGGAGGTGGTGTTATTGCCGGCTTCTTTTCAAACAGTACCTCATCATATTGTAATAGGCGCAACGGTGCGTGTGAGTAATATGGATAGTGTTAAAGCTGTATTGTGTAAAGGGGGCTTACAAGTGCCAGCTTTGATAAAGGGGGAGGGAGGGGCGGTTAGCTTGTTTCTATCTCCGGAGCTTACGCATGGCATCTGGCTGGAGTTTAGAAAAGATAGGTGA
- a CDS encoding winged helix-turn-helix transcriptional regulator — MKKETENEVVAHTEENCKKLLLPVQDALDVLNGRWKLPILIAISFTPKRFSQISKEVNGITDRVLSKELKEMEQNKLITRTVYDAFPPVVAYAVTEHGRTLHKIYGQLGEWGDAHRRLIMGK, encoded by the coding sequence ATGAAAAAAGAGACTGAAAACGAGGTGGTTGCACATACGGAAGAGAACTGCAAAAAACTGCTGCTGCCTGTGCAGGATGCGCTGGATGTATTAAATGGCCGTTGGAAACTTCCTATTTTGATAGCTATTTCTTTTACCCCCAAGCGATTTAGCCAGATTTCAAAAGAGGTGAATGGCATTACCGACCGGGTACTGTCCAAAGAACTGAAGGAAATGGAGCAAAACAAGCTGATTACCCGAACAGTGTATGATGCTTTTCCGCCGGTGGTAGCATATGCGGTTACAGAGCATGGGCGCACATTGCATAAAATTTATGGACAGCTGGGGGAATGGGGAGACGCTCACAGGAGGCTGATTATGGGAAAGTGA
- a CDS encoding glycosyltransferase family 39 protein, with amino-acid sequence MNKRTILLLAFVLLKFILQYQLVNPVYELQRDEYLHLDQANHLAWGYLSVPPFTSWISYIIQLLGNTLFWIRFFPALFGILTIVMVWKTITALNGSTFAHILGATGVLLSTLLRLNILYQPNAFDVLSWMTLYYCFIRYQQSEKSKWLYIGAVVFALGFLNKYNILFLVMGLIPAILLTTQRKLLVRKELYLSMLLALVLILPNLLWQYHNHFPVIHHMKELNERQLVHVKTSNFLKAQLLFYAGALYMILAAAWALLRYKPFQPHRSFFWSLISTLAIFICFHAKDYYAIGLYPVYIAFGAVYLADIIPVAQRKYWYPITLLIPLLISIRLFQVAFPNKTPEYIIANPEQFKRFGMLRWEDGKDHTLPLDYADMLGWKELAHKVDSIYATIPGNEETLVLCDNYGQTGAINYYTHKGIKAVSFNADYINWFDLSKQYRNLIRVKDYESAHEEMAETSPYFKTAQVAGQIENKNAREYGATIFLFTGATVNINDKIKQEIAETKSKWR; translated from the coding sequence ATGAATAAAAGAACCATACTACTGCTCGCTTTTGTACTGCTTAAATTTATTTTACAATACCAGCTGGTAAACCCTGTATACGAACTCCAGCGAGATGAATACCTGCACCTGGATCAGGCCAACCACCTTGCCTGGGGCTACCTATCTGTTCCGCCCTTCACGTCCTGGATATCTTATATCATCCAACTACTGGGCAACACCCTATTCTGGATACGCTTTTTCCCTGCCCTGTTCGGGATACTTACCATTGTAATGGTATGGAAAACCATCACAGCATTAAACGGCAGCACATTTGCACATATACTCGGCGCAACCGGTGTGCTACTATCTACCTTATTACGACTAAACATATTATACCAGCCGAACGCATTTGATGTACTTAGCTGGATGACACTATACTATTGTTTTATCCGCTATCAGCAGTCAGAAAAATCTAAATGGCTATACATCGGCGCTGTAGTGTTTGCGCTGGGTTTCTTAAACAAATACAATATTCTGTTCCTGGTGATGGGCCTTATACCCGCCATCCTCCTTACCACTCAACGTAAATTACTGGTTCGGAAAGAGCTGTACCTGTCCATGCTGTTAGCACTTGTTCTTATACTGCCTAACCTGTTATGGCAATACCACAACCATTTTCCGGTAATACACCACATGAAGGAACTCAATGAGCGGCAACTGGTGCATGTAAAAACCTCCAACTTTTTAAAAGCACAGCTACTGTTCTATGCAGGCGCTTTGTATATGATACTTGCCGCAGCATGGGCATTACTGCGCTATAAACCTTTTCAGCCACATCGCTCTTTCTTCTGGTCACTCATATCTACACTGGCAATATTTATATGCTTCCACGCGAAAGATTACTATGCTATAGGTTTATACCCTGTATACATTGCCTTTGGCGCTGTATACCTGGCCGATATCATCCCTGTGGCGCAACGCAAATACTGGTATCCCATCACCCTGCTTATACCTTTACTCATTTCTATCCGGCTTTTCCAGGTAGCCTTTCCCAATAAAACCCCGGAATACATTATCGCTAATCCGGAACAATTTAAAAGATTTGGTATGCTTCGCTGGGAAGATGGTAAAGACCATACATTGCCCTTAGACTACGCCGACATGCTGGGCTGGAAAGAACTGGCCCATAAAGTAGATTCGATATATGCTACTATACCCGGCAACGAAGAAACACTGGTACTATGCGACAACTACGGACAAACCGGGGCCATTAACTATTATACACACAAAGGTATTAAAGCAGTATCTTTTAATGCCGACTATATTAACTGGTTTGATCTTAGCAAGCAATACCGCAACCTGATACGCGTAAAAGACTACGAAAGCGCTCATGAAGAAATGGCCGAAACCAGCCCTTATTTTAAAACGGCTCAGGTAGCAGGCCAGATAGAGAATAAAAACGCCCGTGAATATGGCGCAACTATATTCCTGTTCACCGGCGCCACTGTCAATATCAATGATAAGATTAAACAGGAAATTGCAGAAACAAAAAGCAAGTGGCGATAA
- a CDS encoding dodecin family protein, whose amino-acid sequence MSIVKVIEVIATSEKGIEDALQQAVAEASKTVRNIDSVYVKDIKAHVQDGKISSYGLICKISFRLDEVNKQGNGENQAEEVVSTENTSEHQLKVPRQEEAVATQPEEKQQVAVEEEVATEEEVAQPANQKDFVPAH is encoded by the coding sequence ATGAGCATCGTAAAAGTAATAGAAGTGATTGCCACTTCTGAAAAAGGTATAGAAGATGCGCTGCAGCAGGCTGTGGCGGAAGCTTCTAAAACTGTGCGTAATATCGATTCGGTATATGTGAAAGATATAAAGGCGCATGTGCAGGATGGAAAGATCAGCAGTTACGGTTTAATCTGTAAAATATCTTTCCGGTTGGATGAGGTTAACAAGCAGGGGAATGGTGAAAATCAGGCTGAGGAAGTTGTTTCAACAGAAAACACGTCAGAGCATCAGTTAAAAGTGCCCAGGCAGGAAGAAGCGGTTGCTACTCAACCGGAGGAAAAACAGCAGGTGGCTGTAGAAGAAGAGGTAGCTACAGAGGAAGAGGTGGCGCAGCCTGCCAATCAAAAAGATTTTGTACCTGCCCATTAG
- a CDS encoding SusC/RagA family TonB-linked outer membrane protein, translated as MKSKSSCYCLCLLFTLLASLQALSQSTTRTVTVTGTVKDTSGKILEGASIIANAKKATATSSDQNGRFILDVPVGSDVVVAFVGFVEQHFTINSDTRTLEVTLKPIATSGDEVVVTAFGRRQRKEAVVGSVSTINPGQLKIPASNLTNAMAGQVAGVIAFQRAGQPGADNSQFFIRGVTTLGYSASPLILVDNVELTASDLARLQVDDIASFSILKDASAAALYGARGANGVILVTTKEGKPGKARINIRLENSISKATKNIQLADPITYMKAYNEAITTRDPLATPFYTPNQILNTQATIDKAPGSNPYIYPAVDWMSMLFKNQTTTRRANFSVSGGNDVTKYYIAGSYNRDNGILQVNPVNNFNSGMKFENYQLRSNLNVKVTKTTEIVVRLWGNFNDYTGPISKDSNSLATDLYSKVLHTSPVAFPAFYEPDSATRLNKHILFGNTTNNASGSLLDNPYADLMLGYKSFSESRMSAQFEVNQNLSALTKGLSFRGIFSTNRYSYFDLMRAYKPFYYSVQSYDPNANYYTLRWLNNQPGAAQEFLSYYEGGKNIYTFIYLQGTLEYNRSFGQHNVSGALVGTRQQTQRGNSGSLLQSLPYRNLNYAGRASYAYANKYFLEANFGYNGSERFAKDHRFGFFPTIGAGWVISNENFWKGGITDVITRLKLRGSYGLVGNDNIGDQRFFYLSSVTPDGGPGAVFGSGNSTSMNGTSIQAYPNPDVTWETSQKSNLAAEITLFNKMNITAEIYHEYRYNILIPRGYIPVTAGIEGSAQDNLKANLGTAYSQGLDLHIDYKQVFSKNLQASVMANLTVTSNKAGHYEEPEYKYAYRFQSGKPINQQFGYVAERLFVDDKEAANSPTQLFGGNSLPMGGDIKYRDINKDGVITSDDQVPLGLPTTPQVIYGFGFSTVYKSFDLSAFFQGLARESFFIDASATAPFVGNAQLLKAYSDNHWSEENQNLYALWPRYSAQTVSNNTQKSSWWLRDGSFMRLKSLEAGYTFPKRWTTHMHLENVRLYFSGLNLLTFSHFKLWDPEQSGNGFAYPIQKVFNLGLNINF; from the coding sequence ATGAAAAGTAAATCTAGCTGCTATTGTTTGTGCCTGTTGTTTACACTGCTGGCATCCCTGCAGGCACTGTCACAATCCACCACACGCACCGTTACCGTCACAGGAACGGTCAAAGACACTTCGGGCAAAATACTCGAAGGAGCCAGCATTATTGCCAATGCTAAAAAAGCAACTGCTACCAGTTCTGACCAGAACGGCCGTTTTATATTGGACGTTCCGGTAGGGTCGGATGTGGTGGTGGCTTTTGTAGGTTTTGTAGAACAGCATTTTACCATCAATAGCGACACCCGCACATTGGAGGTAACACTCAAACCCATTGCTACCAGCGGTGACGAGGTGGTAGTAACTGCCTTTGGGCGCAGGCAACGGAAAGAAGCCGTAGTAGGCTCTGTATCTACTATTAACCCGGGCCAGTTAAAAATTCCCGCCAGCAACCTCACCAATGCCATGGCAGGGCAGGTAGCGGGTGTAATAGCCTTCCAGCGCGCGGGCCAGCCCGGTGCTGATAATTCCCAGTTTTTTATTCGGGGCGTTACCACCTTAGGCTATAGCGCCAGCCCTTTAATACTGGTAGACAACGTAGAGCTCACCGCCAGCGACCTGGCACGCTTACAGGTAGATGACATTGCCAGCTTTTCTATATTAAAAGACGCCAGTGCTGCCGCCCTTTACGGCGCCCGTGGCGCTAATGGAGTGATACTGGTTACTACCAAAGAAGGAAAACCAGGCAAAGCCAGGATTAACATAAGGCTGGAAAACTCTATATCCAAAGCCACTAAAAACATTCAGCTGGCCGATCCTATTACTTATATGAAAGCGTATAACGAAGCCATTACCACACGCGACCCGCTGGCAACTCCCTTCTATACGCCCAACCAGATATTAAACACACAAGCCACCATTGACAAAGCGCCTGGCAGCAACCCTTATATATACCCGGCCGTAGACTGGATGAGCATGCTGTTTAAAAATCAAACCACCACCCGCAGGGCCAATTTCAGCGTATCGGGTGGTAACGATGTTACCAAATATTATATCGCCGGTTCTTATAACCGCGACAATGGTATATTACAGGTAAACCCTGTGAACAATTTCAACTCAGGAATGAAGTTTGAAAACTATCAGCTTCGTTCTAACCTGAATGTAAAGGTTACCAAAACAACAGAGATTGTAGTACGCTTATGGGGCAACTTCAACGACTACACCGGACCTATTTCCAAAGACAGTAATTCGCTGGCCACCGACCTATACAGCAAAGTATTACATACCAGCCCTGTGGCTTTCCCGGCTTTTTACGAGCCTGATAGCGCCACCCGTTTAAACAAACACATTCTGTTTGGCAACACCACCAATAACGCATCAGGCAGCTTGCTGGACAACCCCTATGCCGATTTAATGCTGGGCTATAAAAGCTTTTCGGAGTCAAGGATGAGCGCGCAGTTTGAAGTAAACCAGAACCTGAGCGCCCTTACCAAAGGGCTTAGTTTCCGGGGCATTTTCAGCACCAACCGCTATTCTTATTTTGATCTCATGCGGGCTTACAAACCATTCTATTATTCCGTTCAAAGCTACGACCCTAATGCCAACTACTACACCCTTCGCTGGCTTAACAACCAGCCCGGTGCGGCACAGGAGTTTCTCAGCTATTATGAAGGAGGTAAAAACATATATACTTTCATTTACTTACAGGGAACATTGGAATACAACCGCAGCTTTGGACAGCACAATGTGAGCGGTGCATTGGTAGGCACCCGCCAGCAAACCCAGCGCGGCAACTCCGGCAGCCTGCTGCAATCATTGCCCTACCGCAACCTGAACTATGCAGGCCGCGCCAGCTATGCGTATGCCAACAAATACTTTCTGGAAGCCAACTTTGGTTATAACGGATCAGAACGCTTTGCCAAAGACCACCGCTTCGGCTTTTTCCCAACTATCGGAGCAGGCTGGGTTATCTCTAACGAAAATTTCTGGAAAGGAGGTATTACAGATGTTATCACCCGTTTAAAACTGCGTGGCAGCTACGGCCTGGTAGGTAACGACAACATTGGCGACCAACGCTTCTTTTACCTCTCCAGCGTAACGCCCGATGGCGGCCCCGGGGCAGTCTTCGGCTCAGGCAACAGCACTTCCATGAACGGCACCAGCATACAGGCGTATCCTAACCCCGACGTTACCTGGGAAACTTCACAAAAAAGCAACCTGGCTGCCGAAATCACCCTGTTCAACAAAATGAACATTACTGCCGAAATATATCACGAATACCGTTATAATATCTTAATCCCCCGCGGCTACATCCCTGTTACAGCAGGCATTGAAGGCAGTGCGCAGGACAACCTCAAGGCCAACCTGGGAACCGCTTACTCGCAGGGTTTAGACTTACACATCGATTACAAACAGGTATTCTCTAAAAACCTGCAGGCATCTGTAATGGCCAACCTTACGGTTACCAGCAACAAAGCAGGCCACTACGAAGAACCGGAATACAAATATGCTTACCGCTTTCAATCAGGCAAACCCATCAACCAGCAATTTGGCTATGTAGCAGAACGCCTGTTTGTAGATGACAAAGAAGCCGCCAACTCTCCCACCCAGTTATTCGGCGGCAACAGCCTACCCATGGGTGGTGATATCAAATACCGCGATATCAACAAAGACGGTGTTATTACCTCCGACGACCAGGTACCACTGGGCCTGCCAACTACACCACAGGTAATATATGGCTTCGGCTTTTCTACCGTATACAAATCGTTTGACCTGAGTGCCTTTTTCCAGGGCCTGGCCAGAGAGTCCTTCTTTATAGATGCTTCTGCCACCGCCCCGTTTGTAGGCAATGCACAACTGCTGAAAGCCTACTCAGATAATCACTGGAGCGAAGAAAACCAGAACCTCTATGCTTTGTGGCCACGTTACTCGGCACAAACAGTAAGCAATAACACACAAAAAAGCAGCTGGTGGTTACGCGATGGCAGCTTTATGCGTCTGAAATCGCTGGAAGCAGGTTATACCTTTCCTAAAAGATGGACCACGCACATGCACCTCGAAAATGTGCGCCTGTACTTTAGCGGCTTAAACCTGCTTACGTTCAGTCACTTTAAATTATGGGACCCGGAGCAATCCGGTAATGGATTTGCCTATCCTATTCAGAAAGTGTTTAACCTGGGCCTTAACATCAATTTCTAG